From the genome of Eucalyptus grandis isolate ANBG69807.140 chromosome 2, ASM1654582v1, whole genome shotgun sequence, one region includes:
- the LOC104427204 gene encoding acyl carrier protein 2, mitochondrial, with the protein MAAAMAARSALLKYLRVPVKPSLPSGPPLPSFGLALRRFSEEVRGSFLDKSEVTDRVVTVVKNFQKVDPSKVTPNAHFQNDLGLDSLDTVEIVMALEEEFGFEIPDNEADKINTIELAVDFIASHPQAK; encoded by the exons atggcggcggcgatggcggcaaGGTCTGCTCTGCTCAAGTACCTGCGGGTCCCGGTCAAGCCTTCCCTCCCCTCCGGCCCCCCGCTCCCCTCCTTCGGCCTCGCCCTCCGCCGCTTCTCCGAGGAGGTCCGGGGCTCCTTCCTCGACAAGTCCGAGGTCACCGATCGCGTCGTCACCGTCGTCAAGAACTTCCAGAAAGTCGACCCCTCCAag GTTACACCAAATGCGCATTTCCAGAATGATCTTGGGTTAGACAGTTTGGACACAGTGGAGATAGTTATGGCTCTTGAGGAGGAGTTTGGCTTCGAGATTCCAGATAATGAAGCAGACAAGATAAACACGATAGAACTTGCTGTTGACTTCATTGCTTCTCATCCGCAGGCGAAATAG